The Halorussus gelatinilyticus genome contains the following window.
GCCGGCAGTCGGTGTCGGGCGCGCCCGCCGATATCGAGGGCGAGTCGTTCCGACTGAAGGTGTTCCGCTACGACCCCGAGGTCGAGGGGAAGATGGAACCGCGCTTCGACGACTTCGCCGTCCCGAAGCAGAAGGGGATGACGGTCCTCGACGCGCTCATCTACGCCCGCGACCGTTACGACACCACGCTGACCTTCCGCCACTCGTGCCGACAGGCGGTCTGCGGGTCGGACGCGCTGTTCATCAACGGTCGCCAGCGACTCGGCTGTCAGACCCAGATTTCGGACCTCGAAGAGCCGGTCCGGGTCGAGCCGCTCCCCCACCAGGACGTGGTGAAGGACCTCGTCGTGGACATGGAACACTTCTACGACCAGATGCACGCGGTCGAACCGTTCTTCCAGCCCGAGGAGGACCCCGACGGCGACCTCGAAGAGTACCGACAGACCCGCGAGAACCGCGAGAAGATCAAGATGTCCACGCGGTGCATCTGGTGCGGTGCCTGTATGTCCTCGTGTAACATCGCGGCCGGTGACAACCAGTATCTCGGTCCGGCGGCCATCAACAAGGCCTACCGGTTCGCCATGGACGAGCGGGAGGGCGAGAACATGAAGGAACACCGGCTGAACGTGATGGACCAGGAACACGGCGTCTGGCGGTGCCAGACGCAGTTCTCCTGTACCAACGTCTGTCCGAAGGACATCCCGCTGACCGAGCACATCCAAGAACTCAAGCGAGAGGCGGTCAAGCAGAACCTCAAGTTCTGGTAGCTCGAACACTACAAGATTACAACTATGCACGAACACGACGTTCTGGTAATCGGCGGCGGCGGTGCCGGACTCCGAGCGGCCATCGCGGCCCACGAGGAGGGCGCGGACGTGGCTATCGTCACGAAGCTCCACCCGGTCCGTTCGCACACCGGCGCGGCCGAGGGCGGTATCAACGCGGCGATTCGAGAGGGCGACGACTGGGAACTCCACGCCTACGACACGATGAAGGGGTCGGACTACCTCGGCGACGCCCCGGCAATCGAGACCCTCGCGCAGGACAGCCCCGAGGAGACGGTCCAACTCGAACACTGGGGGATGCCGTTCTCCCGAGAGGACGACGGCCGGGTCTCCCAGCGCCCGTTCGGCGGTCTCTCGTTCCCGCGGACGACCTACGCCGGGGCCGAGACCGGCCACCACCTGCTCCACGTGATGTACGAGCAGGTCGTCAAGCGCGGGATTCAGGTGTACGACGAGTGGTACGTCTCGAACCTCGCGGTCACGGACCACGACGACGCCGAGGACCGGGAGTGTCACGGCGTCGTCGCCTACGACATCAAGACCGGCGCGGTCGAGGGCTTCAAGGCCCGCAACGGGGTCATCCTCGCCACCGGCGGCACCGGACAGGTGTACGACCACACGACCAACGCGGTCGCCAACACCGGCGACGGCGCGGCGATGGCCTACCGAGCGGGCGTCCCGCTCGAGGACATGGAGTTCGTCCAGTTCCACCCGACGACGCTCCCCTCGACGGGCGTCCTCATCTCCGAGGGCGTCCGCGGGGAGGGCGGCATCCTCTACAACAGCGAGGGCGAGCGGTTCATGTTCGAGTACGGTTACGCCAACAACGCCGGGGAACTGGCCTCCCGCGACGTGGTGTCGCGGGCGGAACTCACCGAGGTCAACGCCGGCCGCGGCGTCGAAGACGAGTACGTCTATCTGGACATGCGCCACCTCGGCGAGGAGCGTATCACCGACCGACTGGAGAACATCCTCCACCTCGCGCGGGACTTCGAGGGCGTGGACGCGCTCGAAGAGCCGATGCCGGTCAAGCCCGGCCAGCACTACGAGATGGGCGGCATCGAGACCGACGAGAACGGCGAGACGCTCATCGACGGTCTCTACGCCGCCGGGGAGTGCGCCTGCGTGTCGGTCCACGGGTCGAATCGCTTGGGCGGCAACGCACTGCCGGAACTCATCGTCTTCGGCGCGCGCGCCGGTCGTCACGCCGCGGGCGCCGACCTCGGCGAGGCCGAGATTACGAAGGGCAAGACCGCCGAAATCGAGGAGGAAGACGGTCTCGACACGCCGGTCGAACCCGGCGCGGTCCCCTCGGGCGACGACGAAGCAGTGGCCGACGGTAGCGACGACGTGGCCGCGGACGGCGGCGCGGCGGTCGTGGACCCCGACGAGACGGTCC
Protein-coding sequences here:
- a CDS encoding succinate dehydrogenase/fumarate reductase iron-sulfur subunit, which gives rise to MSTQVPEEKEQSETEQEVNAETEAEISEGASYGDQRRDQRDAQRRQSVSGAPADIEGESFRLKVFRYDPEVEGKMEPRFDDFAVPKQKGMTVLDALIYARDRYDTTLTFRHSCRQAVCGSDALFINGRQRLGCQTQISDLEEPVRVEPLPHQDVVKDLVVDMEHFYDQMHAVEPFFQPEEDPDGDLEEYRQTRENREKIKMSTRCIWCGACMSSCNIAAGDNQYLGPAAINKAYRFAMDEREGENMKEHRLNVMDQEHGVWRCQTQFSCTNVCPKDIPLTEHIQELKREAVKQNLKFW
- a CDS encoding FAD-binding protein; translated protein: MHEHDVLVIGGGGAGLRAAIAAHEEGADVAIVTKLHPVRSHTGAAEGGINAAIREGDDWELHAYDTMKGSDYLGDAPAIETLAQDSPEETVQLEHWGMPFSREDDGRVSQRPFGGLSFPRTTYAGAETGHHLLHVMYEQVVKRGIQVYDEWYVSNLAVTDHDDAEDRECHGVVAYDIKTGAVEGFKARNGVILATGGTGQVYDHTTNAVANTGDGAAMAYRAGVPLEDMEFVQFHPTTLPSTGVLISEGVRGEGGILYNSEGERFMFEYGYANNAGELASRDVVSRAELTEVNAGRGVEDEYVYLDMRHLGEERITDRLENILHLARDFEGVDALEEPMPVKPGQHYEMGGIETDENGETLIDGLYAAGECACVSVHGSNRLGGNALPELIVFGARAGRHAAGADLGEAEITKGKTAEIEEEDGLDTPVEPGAVPSGDDEAVADGSDDVAADGGAAVVDPDETVRRAVERERTRIEELMQKDEGIKHSDLRADLQQSMTENVNVFRNEDGLKQALEDIREVREAYQDVYVNDPSRTFNTDLIHTIETRNLIDLAEAITLGALARDEFRGAHWRQEHQERKDDEWLKHTMLSWNDGTPELWYKPVILEGEDKTYEPKERSY